One genomic window of Pseudomonas sp. LFM046 includes the following:
- a CDS encoding flavin reductase family protein — protein sequence MIDTNAYKQVMGSFPSGVTVITTLDDDGQVVGLTASAFSSLSMDPALVLFCPNYSSDSYPVLIKSKRFAIHLLSADQRDEAYAFAKKGKDKAQGIDWTLSELGNPILPNATAIIECELWREYEGGDHAILVGAVKNLIVPEQDVIPMVYCRGKMGALQAFA from the coding sequence ATGATCGACACCAATGCCTACAAACAAGTCATGGGCTCCTTCCCCTCCGGCGTCACCGTCATCACCACCCTGGATGACGACGGCCAGGTCGTCGGGCTGACCGCCAGCGCCTTCAGTTCCCTGTCCATGGACCCGGCCCTGGTGCTGTTCTGCCCCAACTACAGTTCCGATTCCTATCCGGTGCTGATCAAGAGCAAGCGTTTCGCCATCCACCTGCTGTCCGCCGACCAGCGCGACGAAGCCTATGCCTTTGCGAAAAAGGGCAAGGACAAGGCCCAGGGCATCGACTGGACCCTGAGCGAACTGGGCAACCCGATCCTGCCCAACGCCACCGCCATCATCGAATGCGAGCTGTGGCGCGAGTACGAAGGCGGCGACCACGCCATCCTGGTGGGCGCCGTGAAAAACCTGATCGTCCCCGAGCAGGACGTGATCCCGATGGTGTACTGCCGCGGCAAGATGGGCGCGCTGCAGGCCTTCGCCTGA
- a CDS encoding cytosine permease, which produces MSENSQQTLIENHTVDYVPPAERHGKARDLFTLWFSTNIAPLPIVTGAMVVQVFHLDLLWGLLAIVLGHMIGGVFIALASAQGPQMGIPQMVQSRGQFGRYGALLIVLFAAVIYVGFFISNIVLAGESIHGIAPAVPLPAAIIIGAISATAIGVIGYRFIHTLNRIGTWVMGGALLAGFIAIFCSELPADFFSRGAFNLSGFLATICLGIIWQLSFSPYVSDYSRYLPASIGIAKPFWATYFGACLGTILSFSFGAVAVLATPEGTEAMAAVKQATGVLGPVLMLLFLLNIISHNALNLYGAVLSIVTSIQTFAGGWTPSIPVRVVLSAVVLVGSCLMALGASANFISHFIGLILALLLVLVPWASINLIDFYLIKRGRYDIASIFKADGGIYGRFNPHAITAYFLGILVQLPFANTALYVGPWANYIEGVDLSWLVGLLVTCPLYYCLATRSKEAVGVLRLAD; this is translated from the coding sequence ATGTCCGAGAATTCCCAGCAGACGCTGATCGAGAACCATACCGTCGATTACGTGCCGCCCGCCGAACGCCACGGCAAGGCCCGCGACCTGTTCACGCTCTGGTTCAGCACCAATATCGCGCCGTTGCCTATCGTCACCGGGGCCATGGTGGTCCAGGTATTCCACCTCGACCTGCTCTGGGGCCTGTTGGCCATTGTGCTGGGGCACATGATCGGCGGCGTCTTCATCGCCCTGGCTTCGGCCCAGGGGCCGCAGATGGGCATTCCGCAGATGGTGCAGAGCCGGGGCCAGTTTGGCCGCTATGGCGCGCTGCTGATCGTGCTGTTCGCCGCCGTCATCTACGTTGGCTTCTTCATCTCCAACATCGTGCTGGCGGGCGAGTCGATCCACGGCATCGCCCCCGCCGTGCCGCTGCCGGCGGCCATCATCATCGGCGCCATCAGTGCTACCGCCATCGGCGTGATCGGCTACCGCTTCATCCACACCCTCAACCGCATCGGAACCTGGGTGATGGGCGGCGCGCTGCTGGCCGGTTTCATCGCCATTTTCTGCAGCGAACTGCCGGCGGACTTCTTCAGCCGTGGTGCCTTCAACCTGTCGGGCTTCCTGGCCACGATCTGCCTGGGGATCATCTGGCAGCTGAGCTTCTCGCCCTATGTGTCGGACTACTCGCGCTACCTGCCGGCCAGCATCGGCATCGCCAAGCCGTTCTGGGCCACCTATTTCGGCGCCTGCCTGGGCACCATCCTGTCCTTCAGCTTCGGTGCGGTGGCAGTCCTGGCGACCCCGGAAGGCACCGAGGCCATGGCGGCGGTCAAGCAGGCCACCGGTGTCCTCGGTCCGGTGCTGATGCTGCTGTTCCTGCTCAACATCATCAGCCACAACGCCCTCAATCTGTACGGCGCAGTGCTGTCCATCGTCACTTCCATCCAGACCTTCGCCGGTGGCTGGACGCCCAGCATCCCGGTGCGGGTTGTCTTGTCCGCCGTGGTTCTGGTGGGCAGTTGCCTGATGGCCCTGGGCGCCTCGGCCAACTTCATTTCCCACTTCATCGGCCTGATCCTGGCGCTGTTGCTGGTCCTGGTGCCCTGGGCGTCGATCAACCTGATCGACTTCTACCTGATCAAGCGCGGCCGCTACGACATCGCCTCGATCTTCAAGGCGGACGGCGGCATTTACGGGCGTTTCAATCCCCACGCGATCACGGCCTATTTCCTCGGCATCCTGGTGCAGTTGCCATTCGCCAATACCGCGCTCTACGTCGGCCCCTGGGCCAATTACATCGAGGGCGTGGACCTGTCCTGGCTGGTGGGGCTGCTGGTGACCTGCCCGCTCTACTACTGCCTGGCCACCCGCAGCAAGGAAGCGGTGGGGGTGTTGCGCCTGGCCGACTGA
- the ppk2 gene encoding polyphosphate kinase 2 has protein sequence MAKGNKNKAAASEVADKEPIDRKSYEQELKRLHVELVKLQQWVVDQGLKVCIVFEGRDGAGKGGTIKAITERVSPRVFRVVALPAPTEREKTQMYGQRYLTHMPAAGEVVIFDRSWYNRAGVERVMGFCTDEQAHKFLAVTPLFEKMMVESGIILIKYWLEVSAEEQTRRLKDRIDDGRKIWKLSPMDLKSYTRWDDYTRARDEMFAATDTSWAPWYMARSEDKRRVRLNIISHLLKQVPYKDLTHDKKVTLPRRGKLGKYKAAPYPFRMIEELF, from the coding sequence ATGGCAAAGGGCAACAAGAACAAGGCCGCCGCCAGTGAAGTGGCGGACAAGGAACCCATCGATCGCAAGTCCTACGAGCAGGAGCTCAAGCGCCTGCATGTGGAACTGGTGAAGCTGCAGCAGTGGGTGGTGGACCAGGGGCTGAAGGTCTGCATCGTGTTCGAGGGGCGCGACGGCGCCGGCAAGGGCGGCACCATCAAGGCCATCACCGAGCGGGTCAGTCCGCGAGTGTTCCGCGTGGTGGCGCTGCCCGCGCCGACCGAGCGGGAAAAGACCCAGATGTACGGTCAGCGCTATCTGACGCATATGCCGGCGGCGGGGGAAGTGGTGATCTTCGACCGCAGTTGGTACAACCGCGCCGGCGTCGAACGGGTCATGGGCTTCTGCACCGACGAGCAGGCCCACAAGTTCCTCGCGGTGACGCCGCTGTTCGAGAAGATGATGGTCGAGTCCGGGATCATCCTCATCAAGTACTGGCTGGAAGTGAGTGCCGAGGAGCAGACCCGTCGCCTCAAGGACCGCATCGATGATGGGCGCAAGATCTGGAAGCTGTCGCCCATGGACCTCAAGTCCTACACCCGCTGGGACGATTACACCCGTGCTCGCGACGAGATGTTCGCCGCTACCGATACCTCCTGGGCGCCCTGGTACATGGCCCGTTCCGAAGACAAGCGGCGGGTGCGGCTGAACATCATCAGCCACCTGCTCAAGCAGGTTCCCTACAAAGACCTGACCCACGACAAGAAGGTGACGCTGCCCAGGCGCGGCAAGCTCGGCAAGTACAAGGCCGCTCCCTATCCGTTCCGGATGATCGAGGAGCTTTTCTAG
- a CDS encoding lytic transglycosylase F, whose amino-acid sequence MKPCLSVSLLLGLALASLLVIARAEDLPSAELSAAEEAEVDAMVLPVPPVWTGDFQGMRERRLVRILVPYSKTFYAVDRGRQLGVSYEIGKAFVDWLNKKYPFKNKSLRWRALFIPVARDELLPKLVEGIGDVSAGGLAITDKRLGAVDFSEPFANGIREALVTGPGSQPLAKIEDLAGMEIMVRPSSSYFEHLQALNEDFKKRGLEPVKIKAADENLESEDLLEMVNVGLVGATVVDRYIAELWQSMLTQLVIHDAFYIRDDTQVAWAVRKNSPQLRKVLSEFAKGHKLGTTFGNSLRNKYVKNSKELYAATSEEELKRFAELVALFEKHASTYDFDYLMLMAQGFQESQLNQSARSQRGAVGVMQLLPSTASDPSVGVQDVDTSADRNIEAGSKYLRLLVSKYLDDPGLTPTNRTLMAFAAYNAGPGNLRKFRRLAEKSGLDKNVWFGNVEHAAARIVGRETVDYVGNIYKYYVAYKLARDKQLAKASST is encoded by the coding sequence ATGAAACCCTGTTTGTCCGTTTCGCTGCTGCTGGGCCTGGCGCTGGCCTCGCTGCTTGTCATTGCTCGTGCCGAAGATTTGCCCAGTGCCGAGTTGAGCGCTGCCGAAGAAGCGGAAGTGGATGCCATGGTGCTACCCGTTCCGCCTGTCTGGACCGGGGACTTCCAGGGCATGCGGGAGCGCCGGCTGGTGCGCATCCTGGTGCCCTACAGCAAGACCTTCTATGCCGTGGACCGAGGCCGCCAACTGGGCGTCAGCTACGAAATCGGCAAGGCCTTCGTGGACTGGTTGAACAAGAAGTACCCGTTCAAGAACAAGTCCCTGCGCTGGCGGGCGCTGTTCATTCCCGTCGCCCGGGACGAATTGCTGCCCAAGCTGGTGGAAGGCATTGGCGATGTCTCCGCCGGCGGGCTGGCGATCACCGACAAGCGGCTGGGGGCGGTGGACTTCAGCGAGCCCTTCGCCAATGGAATACGCGAGGCCCTGGTGACCGGCCCTGGCAGCCAGCCGTTGGCAAAGATCGAGGACCTGGCCGGCATGGAAATCATGGTCCGGCCGTCCAGCAGCTATTTCGAGCACCTGCAGGCGCTCAACGAGGACTTCAAGAAGCGTGGGCTGGAGCCGGTGAAGATCAAGGCGGCCGATGAGAACCTGGAGTCCGAGGACCTGCTGGAAATGGTCAATGTCGGCCTGGTGGGCGCCACGGTGGTGGATCGCTATATCGCCGAACTCTGGCAGTCCATGCTGACGCAGCTGGTGATCCATGATGCCTTCTACATACGGGATGACACGCAGGTCGCCTGGGCGGTGCGCAAGAACAGCCCGCAGTTGCGCAAGGTGCTGTCGGAGTTCGCCAAGGGCCACAAGCTGGGCACGACGTTTGGCAACTCGCTTCGCAACAAGTACGTGAAGAACAGCAAGGAGCTCTATGCCGCCACCAGTGAGGAGGAGCTCAAGCGATTCGCCGAACTGGTGGCGCTGTTCGAGAAGCACGCCAGCACCTACGACTTCGATTACCTGATGCTCATGGCCCAGGGCTTCCAGGAGTCCCAGCTCAACCAGAGCGCGCGTAGCCAGCGTGGCGCCGTGGGGGTGATGCAGTTGCTGCCGAGCACCGCCTCTGACCCCAGTGTCGGTGTCCAGGACGTCGACACCAGCGCCGACCGCAACATCGAGGCTGGCAGCAAGTACCTGCGCCTGCTGGTGTCCAAGTACCTCGACGATCCGGGACTGACACCCACGAACCGCACCCTGATGGCGTTCGCTGCCTACAACGCCGGGCCGGGGAACCTGCGCAAGTTTCGCCGGTTGGCGGAGAAGTCCGGCCTGGACAAGAACGTCTGGTTCGGCAATGTCGAACATGCCGCCGCGCGCATCGTCGGGCGCGAGACGGTGGATTACGTCGGCAACATCTACAAGTACTACGTGGCCTACAAGCTGGCCCGCGACAAGCAGCTGGCCAAGGCCTCGAGCACCTGA
- a CDS encoding heavy metal-binding domain-containing protein — MILSTTPTLEGRAIREYKGIVVGEAILGANVFRDLFAGIRDIIGGRSGAYEKELARAREIAFEELSERAEKLGANAVVGIDIDYEVVGQNGSMLMVSISGTAVVV, encoded by the coding sequence ATGATCCTCTCTACCACCCCCACCCTCGAAGGCCGGGCCATTCGCGAATACAAGGGCATCGTGGTCGGCGAAGCCATCCTCGGTGCCAACGTGTTCCGCGACCTGTTTGCCGGTATCCGCGACATCATCGGCGGCCGCTCGGGCGCCTATGAGAAGGAACTGGCCCGCGCACGGGAAATCGCTTTTGAGGAACTGTCCGAGCGTGCCGAAAAGCTGGGCGCCAACGCGGTGGTCGGCATCGATATCGACTACGAGGTGGTCGGCCAGAACGGCAGCATGCTGATGGTGAGCATCAGCGGCACTGCCGTGGTGGTCTGA
- a CDS encoding organic hydroperoxide resistance protein, which produces MTIENVLYRAYAEATGGRDGRAISSDGVLDVSLTTPRELGGAGGEGTNPEQLFAAGYSACFLGALKFVAARDKHKLPAETSIEGIVGIGAIPTGFGIEVELRIDIPGLDREEARAIVDKAHIVCPYSNATRGNIDVTLTLV; this is translated from the coding sequence ATGACCATCGAAAACGTTCTCTACCGCGCCTACGCAGAAGCCACCGGCGGCCGTGACGGCCGTGCCATCTCCTCCGACGGCGTGCTCGACGTCAGCCTGACCACCCCCCGTGAACTGGGCGGTGCTGGCGGCGAAGGCACCAACCCCGAGCAACTGTTCGCAGCCGGTTATTCGGCTTGCTTCCTCGGCGCGCTGAAATTCGTCGCCGCCCGTGACAAGCACAAGCTGCCGGCGGAAACCTCCATCGAAGGCATCGTCGGCATCGGCGCCATCCCGACCGGCTTCGGCATCGAAGTGGAACTGCGCATCGACATCCCCGGCCTAGACCGCGAGGAAGCCCGCGCCATCGTGGACAAGGCCCACATCGTGTGCCCCTACTCCAACGCCACTCGCGGCAACATCGATGTGACCCTGACCCTGGTCTGA
- the edd gene encoding phosphogluconate dehydratase yields the protein MHPRVLEVTERLVERSRATRERYLAMIHKAASEGPQRGKLQCANFAHGVAGCGGGDKQRLRLMDSANVAIVTAYNDMLSAHQPYEDYPEKIRQALRDIGSVGQVAGGVPAMCDGVTQGEPGMELGIASREVIAMSTAVALSHNMFDAALFLGICDKIVPGLMMGALRFGHLPSIFVPAGPMPSGLSNKEKAEVRQRYAEGKATRDELLASEMAAYHSPGTCTFYGTANTNQMLMEVMGLHLPGASFVNPNTPLREALTVETARQVTRLTRQGGQFLPIGEIVDERVLINSVVALHATGGSTNHTLHLPAIAQAAGIQLTWQDMAELSEVVPTLAHVYPNGKADINHFQAAGGVAFLVRELLDAGLLHEDVNTVMGRGLHHYTQEPFLEDGKLVWRDGPAASLDESILRPVARPFSPEGGLRVMKGNLGRGVMKVSAVAPEHQVVEAPARVFHDQQALADAFKAGELERDLVAVMRFQGPRSNGMPELHKMTPFLGVLQDRGFKVALVTDGRMSGASGKIPAAIHVCPEAFDGGPLARVRDGDRVRVDGTTGTLEVLVDAAEFAAREPAQWDLEANVGTGRELFAFMRESFSSAEQGASAFTRNLETLK from the coding sequence ATGCATCCCCGCGTACTTGAGGTAACCGAGCGTCTGGTGGAACGCAGCCGCGCAACCCGCGAGCGCTACCTGGCAATGATTCACAAGGCGGCCAGTGAGGGTCCCCAGCGCGGCAAGCTGCAGTGCGCCAACTTCGCCCATGGCGTGGCCGGCTGCGGCGGTGGGGACAAGCAGCGCCTACGCCTGATGGATTCGGCCAACGTGGCCATCGTCACCGCCTACAACGACATGCTCTCGGCCCACCAGCCCTACGAGGACTACCCGGAGAAGATCCGCCAGGCCCTGCGCGACATCGGTTCCGTGGGGCAGGTGGCGGGCGGCGTGCCGGCCATGTGCGACGGTGTCACCCAGGGCGAACCGGGCATGGAACTGGGGATCGCCAGCCGCGAAGTGATCGCCATGTCCACCGCCGTGGCGCTGTCCCACAACATGTTCGATGCGGCGCTGTTCCTCGGCATCTGCGACAAGATCGTTCCCGGCCTGATGATGGGCGCCCTGCGTTTCGGTCACCTGCCGTCGATCTTCGTGCCCGCCGGGCCCATGCCGTCCGGCCTGTCCAACAAGGAGAAGGCCGAAGTGCGCCAGCGCTATGCGGAAGGCAAGGCCACCCGCGATGAGCTGCTGGCGTCGGAAATGGCCGCCTACCACAGCCCCGGCACCTGCACCTTCTATGGCACCGCCAACACCAACCAGATGCTCATGGAGGTGATGGGGCTGCACCTGCCGGGCGCCTCCTTCGTCAATCCCAATACCCCGCTGCGGGAGGCACTGACCGTGGAGACGGCGCGCCAGGTCACCCGCCTGACCCGGCAGGGTGGGCAGTTCCTGCCCATAGGCGAGATCGTCGACGAACGTGTGCTGATCAACTCGGTGGTGGCGCTGCATGCGACCGGCGGGTCCACCAACCACACCTTGCACCTGCCGGCCATCGCCCAGGCGGCGGGCATCCAGCTCACCTGGCAGGACATGGCCGAGCTCTCCGAAGTGGTGCCGACCCTCGCCCACGTCTATCCCAACGGCAAGGCCGACATCAATCACTTCCAGGCCGCCGGCGGCGTGGCCTTCCTGGTGCGCGAACTGCTCGACGCCGGGCTGCTCCATGAAGACGTCAACACCGTCATGGGGCGTGGGCTGCACCATTACACCCAGGAGCCCTTCCTCGAAGACGGCAAGCTGGTCTGGCGTGATGGTCCGGCCGCCAGCCTGGACGAGAGCATCCTGCGCCCGGTGGCACGCCCCTTCTCGCCGGAGGGCGGCCTGCGGGTAATGAAGGGCAACCTCGGCCGTGGCGTGATGAAGGTGTCCGCCGTGGCCCCGGAGCACCAGGTGGTGGAAGCCCCGGCGCGGGTATTCCACGATCAGCAGGCGCTGGCCGATGCCTTCAAGGCTGGCGAATTGGAGCGCGACCTGGTGGCGGTGATGCGCTTCCAGGGGCCGCGCAGCAATGGCATGCCTGAGCTGCACAAGATGACGCCCTTCCTCGGCGTCTTGCAGGATCGTGGCTTCAAGGTCGCATTGGTCACCGACGGCCGCATGTCCGGCGCGTCAGGCAAGATTCCGGCGGCCATCCACGTCTGTCCGGAAGCCTTCGACGGTGGCCCGCTGGCGCGGGTGCGCGATGGCGACCGGGTGCGTGTGGACGGCACCACCGGCACCCTGGAAGTCCTGGTGGACGCTGCCGAGTTCGCCGCCCGTGAACCGGCGCAGTGGGACCTGGAAGCCAATGTCGGCACCGGCCGCGAGCTGTTTGCCTTCATGCGCGAATCCTTCAGCAGCGCCGAACAGGGCGCCAGCGCCTTCACCCGCAATCTGGAGACGCTGAAGTGA
- a CDS encoding glucokinase, with protein sequence MKLALVGDIGGTNARFALWRDGQLESVQVLATADFAGPEEAISHYLAGLGHSAGSLGAVCLAVAGPVGGEHFRFTNNHWRLSRSAFCHTLQVDELLLINDFSAMALGMTRLKAHERLPICPGVADPDSPAVVIGPGTGLGVGTLLPLGEGRWKALPGEGGHVDLPVGNLREAALWQQLHGQLGHVSAENVLSGNGLLQLYRAVCAVDGHPPRLTSPAEVSAAALAGDPLAGEVLELFCSWLGRVAGNNVLTLGGRGGVYIVGGVVPRFAAFFQKSGFARAFASKGCMSGYFEGIPVWLVTAEYPGLEGAGVALQQLN encoded by the coding sequence GTGAAGTTGGCGCTGGTTGGAGACATCGGTGGCACCAACGCGCGTTTCGCACTCTGGCGCGACGGGCAACTGGAGTCGGTTCAGGTGCTGGCCACCGCCGACTTCGCCGGACCGGAGGAGGCCATCAGCCATTACCTGGCAGGACTCGGCCATTCGGCGGGCAGCCTGGGCGCCGTCTGCCTGGCGGTGGCCGGGCCCGTGGGCGGCGAGCATTTCCGCTTCACCAACAATCACTGGCGTCTCAGCCGTTCGGCCTTCTGCCACACCTTGCAGGTGGACGAGCTACTGCTGATCAACGACTTCTCCGCCATGGCCTTGGGCATGACGCGCCTCAAGGCGCATGAACGGTTGCCGATCTGCCCGGGTGTCGCCGATCCGGACAGTCCGGCGGTGGTGATCGGGCCGGGCACGGGCCTGGGCGTCGGTACGCTGCTGCCGCTGGGGGAGGGCCGCTGGAAAGCGTTGCCAGGCGAGGGCGGCCACGTGGACCTGCCGGTAGGCAACTTGCGTGAGGCGGCCCTCTGGCAGCAGCTGCACGGTCAACTGGGCCATGTCAGCGCCGAGAATGTGCTGAGCGGCAATGGCCTGCTTCAGCTCTATCGAGCCGTTTGCGCCGTGGACGGTCACCCGCCGCGCCTGACGTCTCCGGCCGAAGTGAGTGCCGCAGCGCTGGCTGGCGATCCCCTGGCCGGTGAGGTGCTGGAACTTTTCTGCAGCTGGCTCGGCCGGGTGGCCGGCAACAACGTGCTGACCCTAGGCGGTCGTGGCGGCGTGTATATAGTCGGCGGCGTGGTGCCGCGTTTCGCGGCCTTCTTCCAGAAGAGCGGCTTTGCCCGCGCCTTTGCCAGCAAGGGTTGCATGAGCGGCTATTTCGAGGGCATTCCGGTATGGCTGGTGACGGCCGAATATCCCGGCCTGGAAGGGGCGGGGGTGGCCCTGCAGCAGTTGAATTGA
- a CDS encoding response regulator produces MSQSGKSILLVDDDQEIRELLETYLSRAGFQVRSVADGEGFRRAMAEEAADLVILDVMLPDEDGFSLCRWVRGHQRLAQVPIIMLTASSDEADRVIGLELGADDYLGKPFSPRELLARIKALLRRVGFGQERTVVEVLAFDDWRLDMISHRLFHLDGEEVILSGADFALLKLFLDHPQQILDRDTIANATRGREVMPLERIVDMAVSRLRQRLRDTDKPPRLIRTVRGAGYLLAAQVTPHHHA; encoded by the coding sequence GTGAGCCAATCCGGAAAATCCATTCTCCTGGTGGATGACGACCAGGAAATTCGCGAACTGCTGGAAACCTACCTGAGCCGCGCCGGCTTCCAGGTGCGCAGCGTTGCCGATGGCGAGGGCTTCCGCCGCGCCATGGCGGAAGAAGCGGCGGACCTGGTGATCCTCGACGTGATGCTGCCCGATGAAGATGGCTTCAGCCTCTGCCGCTGGGTGCGCGGGCACCAGCGCCTGGCTCAGGTGCCGATCATCATGCTCACCGCCAGTTCCGATGAGGCCGACCGGGTGATTGGCCTGGAGCTGGGCGCCGACGATTATCTGGGCAAGCCGTTCAGCCCCCGTGAGCTGCTGGCGCGGATCAAGGCGCTGTTGCGTCGTGTCGGCTTCGGCCAGGAGCGCACCGTGGTGGAGGTGCTGGCCTTCGACGATTGGCGCCTGGACATGATCAGCCACCGCCTGTTCCACCTCGACGGCGAGGAGGTGATCCTCTCCGGTGCCGACTTCGCCCTGCTGAAACTCTTCCTCGATCATCCGCAGCAGATCCTCGACCGCGACACCATCGCCAATGCCACCCGTGGCCGCGAGGTAATGCCCCTGGAGCGCATCGTCGACATGGCAGTCAGCCGACTGCGTCAGCGCCTGCGCGATACCGACAAACCGCCCCGGCTGATCCGTACCGTGCGCGGTGCAGGCTACCTGCTGGCGGCCCAGGTCACGCCCCATCACCATGCCTAG
- a CDS encoding ATP-binding protein, producing the protein MPSRLRLMPRSLLGRMLFLTLLVVLLAQALSSVIWVSQLRASQMDGLLASSRSLAQSMAASVRYIRSLPLGYRPMVLDQLRSMGGTRFFVSLNDKPLQMRVLPETQRKRAVLGEVESVLRERLGKQVEMSLHFVSPDDLRIFNSGLKLDELPRSWAHYALTLEPVNPPVLVTQIQIGTSEWLYLASLLPEPYTTLEDQGLPDQQLWFILLTSSLLLLFIGLLVHWQSRPLKRLATAAREMSLGAEVEPLPEAGGSEVADVSRAFNSMRERISRYLSERSQLFSAISHDLRTPITRLRLRVELLEDEALQAKFSRDLDDLELLVKGALQCVKDTDIHENIEQVDLNHLLHGLVEPYLGTGQVTLEGAASASYPGKPLALRRCIGNLVDNALKYGERAHLQIEDSEDAFVLHVDDEGPGVPEQKLEQVFEPHFRLAGHQQGYGLGLGIARNLAHSHGGELSLKNLREGGLRVTLWLPRQAE; encoded by the coding sequence ATGCCTAGCCGCCTGCGACTGATGCCGCGTTCGTTGCTCGGACGCATGCTCTTCCTCACTTTGCTGGTGGTGCTGCTGGCCCAGGCGCTGTCCAGCGTCATCTGGGTCTCCCAGCTGCGCGCCAGCCAGATGGATGGCCTGCTCGCCAGCTCCCGCAGCCTGGCCCAGTCCATGGCGGCCAGCGTCCGCTACATCCGCTCCCTGCCGCTGGGTTACCGCCCCATGGTGCTGGACCAGTTGCGCAGCATGGGCGGCACGCGCTTCTTCGTCTCCCTCAACGACAAGCCGCTGCAAATGCGCGTGCTACCGGAGACCCAGCGCAAGCGGGCGGTGCTGGGTGAGGTGGAGTCCGTGCTGCGGGAGCGCCTGGGCAAGCAGGTGGAAATGTCCCTGCACTTCGTCAGCCCGGACGACCTGCGCATTTTCAACAGCGGTCTCAAGCTCGACGAACTGCCACGCTCCTGGGCCCACTACGCGCTGACCCTGGAGCCGGTGAATCCACCGGTGCTGGTGACCCAGATCCAGATCGGCACCAGCGAGTGGCTGTACCTCGCCTCCTTGTTGCCCGAGCCCTACACCACCCTGGAAGACCAGGGCCTGCCGGACCAGCAGCTGTGGTTCATCCTCCTCACCAGCAGCCTCCTGCTGTTGTTCATCGGCCTGCTGGTGCATTGGCAGAGCCGGCCGTTGAAGCGCCTGGCCACCGCCGCACGGGAAATGTCCCTGGGGGCCGAGGTGGAACCCCTGCCCGAAGCCGGCGGCAGCGAAGTGGCGGACGTGAGCCGTGCCTTCAACAGCATGCGGGAGCGGATCAGCCGCTACCTCAGCGAACGCAGTCAGCTGTTCAGTGCGATTTCCCATGACCTGCGTACGCCCATTACCCGCCTGCGCCTGCGGGTGGAGTTGCTGGAGGACGAAGCACTGCAGGCCAAGTTCAGCCGCGATCTGGACGACCTGGAACTGCTGGTCAAGGGTGCGCTGCAATGCGTGAAGGACACCGACATCCACGAGAACATCGAGCAGGTGGACCTCAACCACCTTCTGCACGGGCTGGTGGAGCCCTACCTGGGCACCGGACAGGTGACCCTGGAAGGGGCGGCGAGTGCCTCCTACCCCGGAAAGCCCCTGGCCCTGCGCCGTTGCATCGGCAACCTTGTGGATAACGCGCTGAAGTACGGCGAGCGGGCGCATCTGCAGATCGAGGACAGCGAGGACGCGTTCGTCCTGCATGTGGATGACGAAGGCCCCGGCGTGCCCGAGCAGAAGCTGGAGCAGGTGTTCGAGCCGCATTTCCGCCTGGCTGGACACCAGCAGGGCTATGGGCTGGGGCTGGGTATCGCGCGCAATCTCGCCCACAGCCATGGCGGGGAGCTGAGCCTGAAGAACTTGCGTGAGGGTGGGTTGCGGGTGACGCTGTGGTTGCCGAGGCAGGCGGAGTGA